AATGATATAGTTTGTAAGTGTTTTAAAATTTCGTTACTTGTATTTTTTTGTTTTAAATATTAATGTTATCAATACATTATTTTGTTTTGACATCGTTGTAAATGAGAAAATTTATGAAATTATTGCGAAAAAATTTGAATTGGCGAAGCTATATACATATATGGTACTTATTTTTTCATAATTCTTTTCTTAATTCATGAACGACGCTGTAGATAACATGAGGTGAGCCACCGCAAGGGCCCCAATTATAAATATAGGGCCCCATAatttttaacaaataaaaataaaattttagtaatttttcttattaccgttgcattttgacaaataatatttttgaaatttaagtTGTGTTAGTCAATGAGATCTTATTGATAACAATATTTTGTTAAATGAGAAATATAAATTTCAGATTTAAATATTTAGACGGAATCTATAAAATATGGTATGGACCAAATATATAGAAAATTTGTAGAGAATAAAATGAACCAAAATTTTTGGTTTGTCTCCATTCTTGTAAATTTTAAGAACTAATTTAGTAGTTGATTAAATATGAGAGTTGTTTATATGCTTTTATACTTGATAATTGTTAATTTTgttaatttttgaacttgtattttatgcGTTACGAATTGAACATTGTGGGGTACTTCATAAATTGTATATATTCTACAATTTACGTTCATGTTTATATTGACGTTTTGACTATTTTCAGTTCAAAATTAGTTGTTTCCTAAAAGATAAAAGTAATAGTAATATGTGTAAATTATATGGTGGTTGAATTATTATCTGCAGATTCTTATTAGGAGCTGATATGTGCACTTCATGAATTTATATGTAATTACATTGCGAAAAACTCAACTTTTCAATGTCGTCCACACCTTATGCAAGAGAAACCCCAAAAAAATGCACATGAAAATTCCAAATCTATGATAGTGTCCGTGGAAATGATATCGAAATTTTCCCGGTTAAAAGAGTGAGAAAGTTTATGGAGGTGTACTATGATGATCGAGGAAAGATACGTGACTCGCATATAATATATCTGGAAACCAGTTGGGGCCACATGTCTAAAAATACCTTGACATGGTCAAATCCAGGAGTTAACGTTGATTTACAAGTTAGGAACCACTACTTATAAATCTGCAGAAGTGGCTCATGAAATGTTGGTCGCGAAAAATCAACATTAAAGGTACTTTTTGATCTTTTCCTTTTAAATTTTGAATGGTTTATTGTCACTGTACTATTTCTGAATCCTCGAGTTTATAATTTTTACATTTGTCTCGTTTTACATTTTTACGTTTCTTTTTCCAATGTAAAGTCTATGATATTCACTAGAAGTGGAAAAAGTTATAATTCAAAAATGTATATATTAAGGTATGTCTTGCACTCCTTTGATGTCATTTCAATGAGCTGAATGATTTTTTTAGAGCTAGCCATGAAGTACTCCAACCTGTGCAGGGTCGGAGATATTTGGACTCATGCATTTCTACGAGACCTAGCAACAGCTATTCCATTTTAGAGGAAAACAGAGTTTATTTGGTTGGACTAGATGATGATCAAGTTTTGAATTCTTCACGTGAATCCAGTGACAGTGTTGCTCAAAGTAATGTTGTTGGTAATTAACAGAATTAATAATTGATTTGCAGGTCTTATTTTTTGTTTTTCGAAACTAAAGCCTCATTGGTGTTCACTTTGAATAATATTAGAACACATCATTTAGTTTCCAAATTCATCATGTATAGATAATACATAAGTTTTATAACTTTAACTTATCATCTTCATAGTTGCTGAAATAAATATATCATTCATCTGCAAGAAATGGAAAATGCGGGGGAGGGAACCCTTTTAAATAATTGACAACAATGATTGATCCATGTATAGATAATAGATTTGTTTGAAGAGTTTTAGGGATAAGCACTTGGTTTAGCATACAATATTCCATttcatttaattttttttgtttatttagGCTAGTGGAGATACTAGGTTCGAGTGAGGTGGTATCTTATTCAGGGACAAAGAGGTGTAAAAGGTGTAGATCTATTTTTATTCAGAATTTTGAATAATATGTTTATGGATATATAAAACCAACTTGATCCCTTCCTTCCCGATTTTTACAGAATTTTACTCATTCAACTCTATGAAGTACATATTAATTGAACATAAAGTTGTTTGGTATAGTATTAAGTTTATTTAGTACTTTATGAATGTTTTGGGGTCTCATGTTGTTGAGATGGTATTTTCCAGGCTATTGGCCCTTAACTTACGTTGTACAATTTATCGAAAGATGCAAGGAAATCATCAAGTCTCTCCAATAAACTTTTGCATGCAAGTTAGATGCATTCTGCAGGTAACCATCCTGTATCTTCTGTATTGTAGTTCAACTTCTTCCCCCCATATGGATGCTGGCTTGCGGTATATAATTCATATGCAATGTTATCGCAGTTCCTTTGTGAAAAATTCTACCACTTCATATTTTTGTCGAGATACAATTATGTTGATCCTAGCATGTTTATTTTGACCATATATCAGTCATACTTTTTGTGTTTAAGAATTTATTATTACCATTCTTGTACTCTCTACGGGTTTAAATGTCATGTTGAAACTTCTTACATTATGTGTTTCTATTTAGTTCATCAAGGAAATTATCTATCAGACGACGCGGTATTATTTCACATTAATGTAATTTTCATATTTCTAGGCTTTACTGAAGGGGCATGGAGTTCAAATGAATGCAAGTGCTCTTGGGTTTACAATGGAAAGTAATGGAATCCGAATTTTAAAACCGTTTGATCCTTTTGTGAGGTACTCAGATGCTTTTTTCCGACTTGTAGTATATCCAAAAGAGTATTGTATACAGCTTCCAACGGTGGCTAAGAAGATGCATTTTGGAGACCATATGCACCTCCATGCTTTGCTGTTCTTGGCGACTATATGATGCCACTGCTAGTGAATATATCAGAAAACGTAATATTATTCCCCAATTGGATATTTACACATGAACTGATAACGTTATCCTTTTAATGACGGTGACAAGCCCCATTCTAAAGGCGTATTAGCAGTCAACACCAGCTTTGTAAGGGTCAAGAGACCTGAGTTGTTTAATCTTGTTTGAACCTTACCGGGTGATCAGGTGGCAAATCTGAGGTTTAGTTAAGCATGACCAGACAACAAAATATGTCCCTTGTGATAAGGATGAAAGCTAATTATTAACGGGGGAATTTGGTTGATAACAAATTCATAGGGTTGCTGGAATTATGGTGATGATTGAGAGCGTAGGTTACGGagattagggttagggttttgtgtAAGGGGATGGCTGAGATCGTTTGAATATCGAATTTGGAATTAAGATCAAATATTGAATTCTCTCTTTTTTGTAATGGTTGTTTCATTCCATACAATGTGCCgacgtacccctatttatagggaatcaatcCAAACATAGTTTTTGGGAGCAAGAAATCTAGATGTGCTAGGTTTTCTTCTTCAAAGGCCCATAGGACTGAGGCTACCACCTTAAGTAATCATCGTGAGCCTAGAGCCCAACTACTTTCTCGGAGCATGGTGGTTAAGTCATTAACCCGGGATTATCGGAGTCAAAACTCATCTTGAACCATAGAGAAAAGATAGCTAGTCATAGAGACGACCTTTCAGATACACCAAGAAGAGACGCTCTTCGGCCCATCAACAGGTTAGCATGTTAATGAACCCGGTCCTCTTCCATTGCTGCAATAAtggatataataaaaaatttggGGAGATCCAATTATCTTTCGTTCCTTCAAGTAGCTCCTGAGAGGATGTACCATTTCCTTGGCCTCAAAGGGCGAGGCTCCGGGAAGGCTAGCCTCCGAGAGAGGGCTAGGCTTCAAGAGAGCTAGGCTCCGAGAGAGGAGGGCTCCGGGAGAGGGCTAGCCTCCGTGAGAGCTAGGCTCTGAGGGAGGAGGGCTCCGAGAGAGGAGGGCTCTGTGAGAGGTCTAGCCACCGAGAGAGTTAGACTTCGAGGGAGGAGGGTTCCGGAAGAGGGCTTGCCTCCGAGAGAGGAGACTCCGGAAGAGGGCTTGCCTCCGAGAGAGCTAAGCTTCGAGAAAGGAGGGCCTTGAGAGAGGAGAGACTCCGGGAGAAGGCTAGCCTCCGAGAGAGGGCTAGGCTTCGAGAGAGCGAGACTCCAGGGAGAAGCTATCCTCCGAGAGAGGGCTAGGTTTCAAGAGATTTAGGATCCGAGAGAGCGAGGCTCCAGAAGAAGGCTAGCCTCCGAGAGAGAGTTAGGCTCCGAAAGAGGCGAGACTCTGGGAGAAGGGTAGCCTCCGAGAGAGGGCTAGGCTTCGAGAGAGCGAGACTCCGGGAGAAGGCTAGCCTCCGAGATAGAGCTAGGCTCTGAGAAAGTTCTAGCCTTCATGAGGGCTAGGCTCCGAGAGAGGAGGGCTCCGCGAGAGGGCTAGACTCCGAGAGAGCTAAACTCCGAGGGAGGAGGGCTCCGGGAGAGGGCTAGCCTCCGAGAGAGGAAAGACTTCAGATGATGGCTCCGGGAGAGGGCTAGCCTTAGTGAGAGCTAAGCTCCGAGGGAGGTGGCCTCCGGTAGAGACTAGGCTCCCCTTTTTAGGCGCAAATGACGAGGCTTCTGGTCGTGATCCACATCTTATGCTTCCGATGAAGGAGTGGCTCATGCTCATTTTCATTCTTCCTTCCTACTTTCCTTATAATTAGTGTTTTATCATTCAATCAATCGGAGGCGGCGTCTTAAATTAGGCGAGGATAATTTTGGGCGTAACACTATTCTATTTGGTTCCTTGTATCTCCTTAAGGGTTCGTTGTATTGGGATGTGATGTGTCCCCAGAAGAGCACAACCTCCGGTCACCTTAGCGTTCTGTTggtttctttattttctccattTTATTTTAGGATTGCATCACAATCAGCTCTAATCAGATGCTTTTTTCTGGCTTGTAGTATATTCACAAGAGTATTCTATACAACTTCTAGCGATGACTAAGTATATGCATTTTGGAAACCACATGCACCTCCATACTTTGCTGTTCTTGGCGACTATATGATGACACTGCTAGTGACTTCATAAAATGTAATGTTGTTCCCCAATTAGATATTTACACATGAACTGATAACGTTCACCTTTTAATGACAGTGACAAGCCCCCTTCTAAAAGTGTATTAGCAGTCAACACCAGCTTTATAAGAGTCAAGAGACCTGAGTTGTTTAATCTTGTTTAGACTTTACCTGGTGATCTGGTTGCGGATTCTAAGGTTTAGTTAAGCATTATTGTCCTCTGTGATAGGGATGAAAGCAATTCTATTTGGTTCCTTGTATCTCCTAAAGCTATTCTATTTGGTTCCTTGAATCCTTCTTTTCCTTGTATTTGCTGACAATTTCGTTTACGACATGAAAATTACAGGTTTGGATTGACCCTTTTCGGTACACGAACACAAAAGTACATGAACACAAATTTTATGTTCATGCACGTGTAATGTGATTCTtaacaaaaaaaaagaagaaaaatattataataaatttataattatctctgtatgtaattataaaataaaattctAATAACAAAGAAAAAACTCTTACAAGAAAAAAAGATTATTATATAAACTTACTTATTGTTTTGTTACTTATCAGTATTTGAATCTCTAAGACTCCACCTATTGGTTATATTAGTTGGCTAAAACTATTTTAACTAAGGAGATTGTGACATGGTCCAGTAACGATAAGTACTCCCTCCGTCCAATTCATTTTTAAGACTATTATAAAGTATATTTCTATAAtttactttttaaaattttatttttctgtataaaaatttgaacattatatttttatctAAAATAAAAAAGTATTTAAAATTATCTTGGGAACGATACTTTACGGGAgacttaaaatgcgtgtcgatcCCTCGTCCCCAGTATAAAGAACCTAGAGGAACGAAGTTTTTGTAGACAAATTGTTACTTGTGTTATATAGATTCAGAAGCGATTACACGATGAATAAAATTAGGAGCATATTAATGCCACTCTCTAGAGCCTGATAAAGAACTAGCCGCTTTTGCTAACAAATGTGCAGCTAAATTCGCAGACCTACGAACAAATACTACTAGAACATCATCAAAGTGCTGAAATAAAGTAATACATTCTAACACCAACGTATCGAAATACGATCGATCACACCGTCCTTTGCACGCCACAGCAAGAATCTGAGAATCAATTTCGAAAATGCATCTCCTAAAGTTACTAGCCTGCGCCCAGGATAATGCTTCTTTGAGTCCCATTGCTTCGGCTTCTCGAGGTATCATAAGCCCTTCCCACCGGCTGCTTCTTGCTTTTATGAATTGTCCTGCTGCGTCTCGAGCCACACTGCCCAGTCCAATGCTTCTAGTATCTTCAAATAACGCTGCATCTACATTAATATGCACCCATCCATCAGGTGGTTTCTCCCACTGTGCTTGAACATTTGATGTTAACCTGGTTCCTCGTCCATTAACTTGTGCTTTCCTCCAAGCTGTTAATAAATTCATTGCATTCGCCTTTGTACCAAACACTGAGACATTCACCTTCTCCCAAATCCACTTATTTCATCTATTATAGATACTCCAGCAGATTAATCCAGCTAGACCACACTGCTCACGACTACAATTTTCAAACAACCTTCGAACTTTGTCAAAAATAGTATCAGGCGGTAATATAATAATATACTATTTCAAGTTAATATCAGACCAAACGGCATCTGCAAAGGAACATTCAAATAATACATGTATGTCTGATTCCTGGTACACACGACACCATTGGCACACTGTGTCAACCTGAACTATTTTGCTTGACAATCTAAGTGTAATAGGGAGGCAGAGTATACAAGTGCGCCATAAAAAATTCATGATTTTACCAGGCAACTATAAACTCTATAGTTTTTTCCAAAAGCGGACATATGGAGTATCTACCTCTCCCTGAAGTAGTTTATAGCAGCTCTTCACAGTAAAGTCCCCTTTCTCATCAAAAAGCTAGAACCACGAATCTGAACTGTTCCTACTTGGAATAGGAATCCGTTTATTCAGCTGCCTATCTCTTGCATTACAGAGATCATTCAAGATATCATCATCCCACCTATTCTGATCCACATCCATTAGGCCACTTACCTTACTATCTGCCAATTTTGCAGGCATAGGTGAGGACAAAAAATAATTATCATGGCATGGTAGCCATGGTACTTTCCAAATATTTGTGTCATTTCCATTTCCAATCCTTCACCTACACCCTCTTTTTACCAGATTTTGGGCTGTCAGAATACTACGCCACATATAACTCGGATTTGCTCCAAGTTGTGCTGTCAAAAAGTCGCCATCAGAAAAGTATCGTGCCTTCAGACATGTTGTCACTAATGGGTTATCATTGTAAATCAGCCTCCAACCTTGTTTAGTGAGCATAGCCaagttaaattttttttaattttttaaaccCAAAGCCTCCTCCTTCTTTAATAATGCAATATTTATCCCAGGACATCCACCTTATCCCCTTACCCTCCTTTCCACTCCCCCACCAAAAACCATTCATATGTTTTTCTATATTATCACAAACTTTATTAGGTAACAGAAATAAATTCATCCAGAAATTAGGAATAGTTTGTGCCGCAGTTTTAAGTAGTGTTACCTTACCAGCTTTGAGAGTACTTTATGAGTCCAATTTTGTAACTGCTGCTTGACACGGTCCGTAAGAAAATGAAAAATGGAGCATCTTTTCCTCCCCACGGATATTAGCATCCCTAAATATTTTCCAGGTTCCTACACTTCTCTTACTTGCAAACGATCATAAACCAGACATCTCGCACTATCCGTAGTGTTTGGACTAAAAAATGCAGTAGATTTATTTAGTTTAATTGCTTGACTAGAAACTTCCTCATACTGACCCAAAATATTCTTCATTACACCTGCCTCTGCATTTGTAGCCCGAAATAAAAAATAACAGTCGTCGGCAAACAACAAGTGTGAAATATTTGGAGCTCCTCTAGCAATTGAGACCCCATGAATCAAACCCACCCTCTCGTGTCTTCTAATAATTGCACTCAAACCTTCCGCACAAAGGATGTATAAATATGGTGAGATTGGATCACCCTGACGTATACCTCGTTGTGGAAACACCTCGCCAAAAACTTATTTTTTATGCATGAAGCTATAAGACACCGACTTAATACAGGTCATCAACTTTTGAGTCCAATCCTGATGGAACCCAAACTTAGAGATCATGTTTTCAATAAAAGTCCCAATCTGTCATAAGCCTTTGACACGTCAATTTTAAGCCCGACTACCCCATTTTTTCCTTGTGTACGCCTTCTTATGTAATGATTTATCTTGAAAGCAAGCAAGGCATTATCGGTCAGAAGGCGTCCCTCAATGAATGCACTTTGTTTATCTGATATAAGTGAGTGCAGACATGGTTTTAAACGATTAACAAGTACTTTGGATAGGATTCTAAACAACACATTGCACAATGATATCGGGCGCGGATTTGTCATTTGGATAGGCACACCAACATCTTATTAATAGCTGGAGGCAGCTCACCagttttaaaaaattattgatAGAATCTGACTACATCAGTACCGACAATACTCCAAAATGCCTGAAAGAAGCCCGGATTAAGCCCATCAAGCCCTGGGGACTTATCCGGGTGCATGGAGAAGACTGTAAATTTAACCTCCTTGGGAGTTACATGTTGTGCAAGAGCTTTATTTTGTTCCGTTGTCACCTGCGTCAGTTCTTCATATGATGACAGACCTCGATCACCTGATACTGATGCAAACAGGTCAGTGAAATAATTTATAATAACCCCTTGGATCTGCTCATTTGTTTCCACCCAATCCCCATTACTATCACGAAGGCCTCTAACAACATTATTTTATCTCCTTGTTAATGCATACTTATGGAAAAAACGGGTATTTCTATCACCCTCACGAAGCCAGAACTTCACTGGTTGTTGCCAATATACTTCTTGTTAATCTAATAATTTTAAGAATTCCCACCCTGCCGCATTGTACCTTCCAATCCCATACGCATCCCTCCTTGATCTAAATCTCCGCAGTTGATGTCGATAGTCTTTCAACTTCCGTTTCATGTCTTGAATTATTCCTCCACCCCACTCTTCTAATTTAATACAACAGTAATGAATCTTCTCCATGATGTCCCCAGTACTCGTCTCCCCCTAACAATCTCTAATGATATTCATGCAATCTTTGTCTCTAATCCACAGATTCTCAAACCGAAACCGAGGTTGTTTTGGTACATAGATTTTCCTAATTAATTGAAGGTGTAAAGGCAGATGGTCCGAAGTCGACACATCCATTACTATCACTTCTGCTAAAGGAAATAGATTTCTCCATTGCTGGTTAGCCAAGCCTCTATCAAGGTGCTCTTGGATCCATCTTTCACTCCCCCTCGATTTTTCCCACGTATACTTACTGTCAGTGTACCCTAAATCCAATAGTTGGCAGTCATTAATAACTTCAGAAAAACCATCTAACAAAACTCTTGGGTGTATACGTCAGCCTTGCTTTTCATCCGCCACCATAAGATCATTAAAATCACCCATAATACACCATGGCAACGATGATCGTGCAGCTAATTCTCGAATAAATCTCCAAGACTCGTGTCTTCTATGTCTCTCAGGCCATCCGTAAAATCCTGTGTATCTCCACCTCCCTATTTGATCAACCATTACTTCAAAATCAATATAGTGTTGACAGCTAGCCTTAATCTCAACCGCGACTTCAGTTTTCAACATAAGAGTAAGACCTCCTCCGGTACCATGTGCGTCTACGTTCCAACACCCTGCAAATCCCAATTTTTTACAtacttgcagaactttctccttGACTAAAGTTTcaggaaaaaaataaaaataggcCTTATTTGTGTTACAATTTCTTGTAAAAAAGCTAACTGGTCGTGGGCCAACCCACGACAGTTCCAAATTATTAAACTCATAATGCTAGATGGGTCTGGATCCCAAAAGCCGCCATACTCAAGTTTTTTGGACCGTTAAAACTTTTCTCATGTTCTTGTTTTTCCCTAATGATTGAATTTGGCCCATCAGTGATCACATCATTAAGCGCATGGCCCATATTTACTTGCTCATTTTCCACTCGACGTCTCTTAGGGTCAATCATCTCCTTTTCTGTTGCTGATATCTCGTTAC
This sequence is a window from Apium graveolens cultivar Ventura chromosome 9, ASM990537v1, whole genome shotgun sequence. Protein-coding genes within it:
- the LOC141686548 gene encoding uncharacterized protein LOC141686548; the protein is MNLLTAWRKAQVNGRGTRLTSNVQAQWEKPPDGWVHINVDAALFEDTRSIGLGSVARDAAGQFIKARSSRWEGLMIPREAEAMGLKEALSWAQASNFRRCIFEIDSQILAVACKGRCDRSYFDTLVLECITLFQHFDDVLVVFVRRSANLAAHLLAKAASSLSGSREWH